The following nucleotide sequence is from Apium graveolens cultivar Ventura chromosome 4, ASM990537v1, whole genome shotgun sequence.
ATCATGGTAAAAAGCATCTCCAACTTTTATTGGATACAGGGAGTACCCATAATTTCATAGATGCAAACATGGCGGTCAAAATGGGGTGTAAGATTGACAGCATTCCCCCCATGGGAGTCAGAGTAGCTAACGGTGGCCAACTACAATGTGATAAAATTATCCGGAATTTCTCTTGGCAGATGCAAGGTGTTAATTTTAAAGCAGATGTGCTGCTTCTACCACTCAGTGGTAGTGACTTGGTGTTAGGAGTGCATTGGTTCTCGCAACTGGGACTAGTGCTATGGGATTTCTCAAATCTCACCATTCAATTCACCTATAATGGTGGAAAGGTCAAGCTGCGAGGGATTACAGTGAAGAAATTAAAGGAGCTCCAGTCTCAGAAATTAAACAAAATACTCCAGTCCACAGGAGAACTTTCTATGTTACAGTTAGTTCCAGTTGATGTTGGCCACACACCCCAACTGTCCATGATAGAAGGAAGTGAAGAAATCAAAGATGGTGCTCTTGCTACTCTTTTACAGTCACATAGCAGTGTCTTCACCAAGCCTCAAGGCTTACCACCTACCCGGGATCAGTTTGACCACAAGATTCCCCTTAAAGAGGGTACCAATGCTATTAATCTTAGACCCTATAGATATTCTACTCAGCAGAAGAATGTTATAGAGGAACTAGTGCAAGAGATGCTAGATCAAGGTGTTATTCGGCCCAGTAGCAGCCCATTTGCTGCACCTATAGTATTGGTAAAGAAAAAAGATGGTGgatggaggatgtgtatagattATCGTGGTTTAAACAAAGCCACCATTAAAGATAAATTCCCCATCCCCCTCATTGAAGAGCTGATGGATGAGTTACATGGCACCAAATTTTTTTCGAAAATTGATCTTAAATCTGGGTACCACCAGATTCGATTTAGTGAAAAAGATATACACAAGACGGCCTTCAAAACGCATGTTGGACATTATGAATACTTAGTcatgccttttgggttgactaacGCCCCCTCTACCTTCCAATCGTTGATGAATTATGTATTCAAACCACTGTTGCGGAAAGGCGTCTTGGTATTTTTCGATGACATACTGATTTACAGTTCATCTTGGGAAGAGCATTTGACACACTTAAGTATGGTGTTACAGATAATGTCAGCCAATTCTCTCCATGCAAATTTGAAGAAATGTTCCTTCGGAGTTTCTTCTATACACTACTTGGGTCACATCATTTCAGATAAGGGGGTGCACACCGAACCGGACAAGCTGATAGCAATCTTGAGTTGGCCTACACCTACAAACCTTAAGCAGTTACGAGGCTTTCTTGGTATCACCGGATATTACAGGCGCTTTATACAAGATTATGACAAAATATGTAGACCTCTCACTGCTCTTCTCAAAAAAGATGCTTTCAAATGGGGGACGGAAGCCCAAGAAGCGTTTGATATTCTTAAAAGTAAGATGACAAATCCTCCTGTTTTGGCATTGCCAGATTTTTCTAAACCTTTCGTCATTGAGACAGATGCTTCAGGTAGCGGAATGGGGGCAGTTTTGATGCAAGACGGTCACCCTATAGCATACATAAGTAAAGCATTCGCTGAAAAAAATGCTCTAAGATCAGCTTATGAAAGGGAACTGCTTGCAATTGTTTTTGCAGTACACAAATGGCAGCATTACTTGATGTCTCTTCCTTTTGTTATTAGGACTGACCAGCAAAGTCTTAAGTATTTGTTGGAACACAAACTCGCCACTCCATTCCAACAAAAATGGCTCTCCAAGCTAGCTGGCTTCGATTATGTGGTTGAGTTTAAAAGTGGCAGCGAAAACCGTGCAGCAGATGCTCTGTCTAGGATACCAAGCTCTGAGCTACTTTCTACAGCAGTTTCATCTGTGAGCTCTCAACTGATGGAGGACTTACAAGATCATTGGCAAACAGATTCTACATTAAGCAAGTTAATTGTTGATATCCGGGCTGATTCTAATTCCCACCCTCAATACACCTGGAACCACAATATATTAATGAGGAAGGGAAAGTTagttgtaggtgctgatgaatCGATCAAGCAGACCATCTTAAAATGGATGCACAATTCAGGCCAAGGAGGTCATTCTGGTGTTCAGGCCACCCTTAAGAGAATACAATCATTatttttctggcataatatgaaGGATTCGGTATTAACCTTTGTAAGGAATTGTCCCACCTGTCAAAAATGCAAGTATGATCAAAGCGCATATCCAGGCCTGCTCCAACCTCTACCTATTCCTGCTGCAGTTTGGGAGGAAGTAACGATGGATTTTATAGAGGGTCTACCAAAGTCGAAAGGGAAGGAAGTTATTATGGTGGTAATTGATAGGCTGAGTAAGTTTGGCCACTTTGTTGCTCTTCAACACCCTTTTTCTGCTCTCACGGTTGCCCAGGCCTATTTAGATCAAATCTATAAGCTACATGGCTCACCGAAGTCCATCATTTCGGATAGGGACAAAGTATTCACTAGTTCATTCTGGAAGGAATTCATGAAATTGCAAGGAGTGCAACTGAAGTTTTCAATGGcatatcatcctcagacggatggccaatCAGAGGTGTTGAACAGGTGCCTGGAAACATACTTGCGATGTATGTGCAATGAGGTTCCCCAAGACTGGGCAAAATGGTTGCCATTAGCGGAATTCTGGAACAATTCCAATTTCCACAGTGCCATTAACAAAACACCATATGAGGTCATGTACAACCAACCTCCGCCCATCCATAGACCTTACATTCTGGGATCAACCATGCTCGAGACAGTTGATAGAAGTCTGCAAAGCAGGGAACATGTCATACAAATGCTTAAATTCAATCTGCACAAGGCTCAAAATAGAATGAAACAATTGGCTGATAAGCACAGATCCGATCGGCAATTTGCAGTTGGGGATTGGGTGTATTTAAAATTACAACTCCATCGACAAGTTTCAGTTCTTCATCGCCCTaatcagaagttagctgcaaaaTATTACGGCCCGTATGAAGTTATCAAGAAAATAGGTGTTGTTGCCTACACCTTAAATCTGCCTACCTTCAGCAAAAATTCACCCTACCTTCCATGTCTCGAAACTGAAAAAGCACCACGGTCCTCCGCCAAACATAATTGATCAATCAATTCCTGCAATGCATGACGCCTCAATCTCCAGCAACTATAAAAAACCAAGTGCTGTGAGGGAAGTCAGAACTGTTAAGAAGAGAAATGCTGCTCAAGTGCAGTGGTTAATTCAGTGGGAGCAGCTACCAATCGAAGAATCTACATGGGAAGAAGCTCAGTTAATCATGAAGAAATATCCTTATTTTGATCCTTGGGGTCAAGGATCTCTTAATGGGGGGAGTATTGATATGTTAAAGAGCCAAAAAGAAACAAATACAACAGGGGGAAGAAAGAAAAGGAGGGAATGGCAGTTAAAACAACCACACATGAAGACAAAAGCAGAATGACAGCTGGCAATGACAATGGGACTGCAACAATGGGACTGCAGAAGAAACAATAGTTACAGAGGTGACTGAAGCTGTTTTGGACACTACTCTAACTAATTAGTGAATTTGCATTTAATTTGCATTAGTAGTGATTTTACATTTGCATTTTATGTAAGGACATTATATAGTACAGGTATGACAACTTGAAAGCTTATCTCTCAAAAAATCTTAAATGAAATGTTTCTTCCCTGCTTTCACTCTCTTGTCATTTCTTAGTTTATTTCTTTAGAATTGCTCTTCTGCTTGGCTAATTCTCTGGAAATTTACTATACACTTCCATCTCTCTAAGGGATCAGGTGTTTATCTTTAGCATTAATACTTCTTGCATCAATCTTCCTTGCCCTGTTTAGGGTTACACACAATTTAGGCAAAACCACAAGTTTTTCTATCATTCTACTTTTTTTCCTTAAAAACAACTTTAAACTATGAGCTTCATTGCAATCAAAAATTGCAGAACACAATCTTATTTTTTTCTGACGTATAATTGTATGCAGAAAAATGGCATTGTAATATAATTATACGCTCTCCAAAAAATGAATACTGTAGTAGTATCAATCAAATACGTGAAAAAGTAAATTAAGATAAAATCGGAAGTAAGTGTAGGGCAAAAAGGGAGATGGTTCAAAACAAGCAATGGTTATGAACATATCGTACCATGGTAAATAACTATGCTACCTGAACGAGGCATTGCATTCACACCACAAACCCTAGTTTTACAGGTGACGCAAATAACCACAGCATGGTATGGCTATAGAAAAACAATAGTATCCCTATGTCAGGACCCAGAGGgcaattgatttttttttaattcttcCCCTAAAGGATGATACGTTCTAAATATCAAGTAAAATCAATAAAGCCACATTAAGATACGCAGATAGCTACATTTCAAGCTAAATCATGAAAGTTTAAAATCAATTAGTCTTCTCAGAAATATCATTTCGAATCTTAACCAGTTTCAAAATATAGTTGATTACAAGAAAAAGTAccaaaaaaacaaaaataatatttagCAGAAAGAAAATATCAATTGCATTACCGAGAAATGGCCTGAAACTTGAGTTTCTTGATCCTTGTTCTTCATTTCCGTGGATGAATCATGAATAGCTAGTCACACAGTTACATTGCTTTTAGAGTTTTAGTATTCAAGTTTTTAGTATTCACCGTGTTGGTAAGCACAAGTGTAGCTGCAAAAAACTGTTTTTTTCTCGAAGAGAGGGAAAATAGGAAAAAGGGCACGGAGAATAAATGGTCTTATGGCGGTGAatgctgatatatatatatataacggTTTCTAAAGGGTGCCCAACAACACACAATAAATACTAATTTCCATAATTTTGGTACATTTGTTTGCAACTAATATTTGAATCTGCGGTAAAAACCTATTAATAATATAGtctaatttttgaattttaaacaAAAATCTTAACACTGGTTGTACAAAATCAGACATGAGACAACTCTTTATtttagaaagaaaaaaaaagggtcCGGTTACTTTATTCTTTCAAAGTGGCATTATAATATACTCGAAATTAGATATACTAGCAAACATCCCGCAAATTTTACAAACTGACTTCTAATCAgtgaaatataaataaaatagCAAACATATTTGATAAGTAATTTCCAAAAATATTATTGAGATACATTTCCAAGTTCCCAAGCACATGACCACTACTATAAAGTATAAACTATAAAGACACCACTTATATTGCATTCTGTTTGTAAAGATACTAACTTAGTAACGTTTATTGTATGTTGATTTTTTGTATACCATCTTGGGTCATCTTAATTGCAAAAGCTGGGGACGTTATAGATTGATTTTTTTAGAAAGCCTATCGTTAATTCAACCGTAATTCAAAAATCCAATGGTACAAATAATCCCAAATTCCATTTTAAgggtgatccaaatttggatcaattatttaattatataactAATAACTGAATATAATTAATAActaacaaaatttattttaaaaataaaatttaaaataatgagaaaacaTAATTTCAATTAAAATAGCCTAAAGCAACAAAGCCCATAGCAATAAATTGATTGATATGATATATGGAAAAGAAGAAACAAGACCACATCACATAAAATCTGGTAAAACAAAAATATCAAACATAATGAACAGCATAAAAAGTCTTCACATCACATGAAATCTGGTGAACAGAAAAGAAAGATCAAGCATAGAAAACAGCATAAAAACTTGTAGCAAGCAAGACAATGCCAAAGGAAAACATAAAGCAACTGCCCACACAACACCTCATCTTCTCAGTAATCTTCTCCCTCATCCTCATCATCCCCCTCAGCAGACTCTGCACCAACCTCCTCGTAGTCTTTCTCAAGGGCAGCAAGATCCTCACGTGCTTCAGAGAATTCACCTTCTTCCATACCCTCGCCAACATACCAGTGAACAAAAGCTCTCTTTGAGTACATGAGGTCAAATTTAGTGTCTATGCGTGAGAAGACCTCAGCAACACTGGTCGAATTTGAGATCATGCATACAGCTCTCTGCACCTTGGCAAGATCACCACCTGGAACAACAGTTGGGGCCTGATAGTTGATACCGCACTTGAAACCAGTTGGGCACCAATCAACAAACTGGATGGTGCGCTTGGTCTTGATGGTACCAACAGCTGCATTCACATCTTTGGGCACCACGTCACCTCGGTACATCAGACAGCAAGCCATGTATTTCCCATGGCGAGGATCACACTTGGCCATCATAGAAGAGGGCTCAAATGCACTGTTGGTGATCTCTGCAACAGATAGCTGTTCATGATATGCCTTCTCAGCAGAGATAACAGGGGCATAAGAAGAAAGCATGAAGTGGATCCTTGGGTATGGCACCAGATTAGTCTGGAACTCAGTCACATCGACATTCAAGGCTCCATCAAACCTTAAGGAAGCAGTCAAAGAGGAAATGACCTAAAACATGTAAACAGATATTGTCAGGAACATATTCTTACTAATTTAAAAAAAGTTTACTAAAGAAAAATTTCAGTACCTGTGAAACCAATCGATTAAGGTTGGTATAGGTGGGTCGCTCAATGTCAAGGGATCGCTTGCAAATATCATATATGGCCTCATTATCCAAAAGCACAGAAACATCAGTGTGCTCCAAAAGTGAGTGGGTGGAAAGCACACTGTTGTAAGGTTCAACAACAGAGGTTGAGATCTGTGGTGAAGGATAAACAGTGAATCCAAGCTTTGATTTTTTTCCGTAGTCCACGGACAGACGTTCCAGTAGAAGGGAACCCAAACCAGAACCAGTGCCTCCACCAACAGCATTAAAGACAAGGAAACCCTGGAGACCAGTACAATTGTCAGCAAGCTTCCTGATACGATCCAGGCAAAGATCAACAATCTCCTTTCCAACTGAAATAATAGAATTGCATTAGTATATTGAAAAAACGGATATTCCTACATTTTATATAAAGGAAAGCAGATGCAGTTGACATACTGGTATAGTGTCCACGAGCAAAGTTGTTAGCTGCATCTTCTTTTCCGCTAATCAGCTGTTCAGGATGAAAGAGTTGACGGTATGTTCCAGTCCTCACTTCATCAATGACTGTGGGCTCAAGATCCACAAAAATTGCTCGGGGTACATGCTTTCCAGCACCAGTTTCACTAAAGAAAGTGTTGAAAGCATCATCACCTCCACCTACAGTTTTGTCACTTGGCATTTGGCCATCAGGCTGTCAAAACACAATCAAATTGCACACATGAGAAGAATATTCTGCAGGTTATACAATAAAATGGGCAAATCTCTACATATATCATTTCATCAGACAGAAACACTTGAAACTTTGACTTACATTAACACTCACACACACAACAGTCAAGTGATATAGAAAATAGATTAGATCACAAATCAACTGAATTAAACAACAAAAACAATAGATCTACTTATACGAAATTAGTTTTAACCATTCATATAGCCTTGTGCATAACTACAATATCAAGATGAGCATAGCAGATCAATATAACACCATATACAGACATTAAATATCACTTAAACCTTAATTCTACCTGACAATAAAATCAGAATCAAACTGCTCAACGCAACAATAATTGAAAAATACAAGTCTAATCGAATAATATAGCTTTAGTACGAAAGAGCTGCAATTCTCAATAGTCATTAACGACATATCAAGGTAGTAAACACACATCAGTCAAGTGATATACATAAGACTTTTCATCAACAAATCGACAAAATTAAACAATTAAAACAATAGATCTACTTAACATGACATCGAAATTATCGATTAAAATACGATATTATGTCGAACACCGTAGACGAACAGATTTacaaattataaaaacaaaatgAATCACAAAACCTAAATTCTGCATTATCCTGAACAAAACAAACAGTTTTTAACATATATAAAACATAATTTCACAAAGAAATAAAGTGAAAATGACAGATCTAGCAGAAATGAATAATCGCCTAAATCAATATCTACAAACAAACATAAATATATGAATTAATAGAGAGATTAGAATGAAATAGACCTGAATGCCGTGTTCGAGGCAGTAAAGTTCCCAGCAAGCATTACCGATCTGAATACCGGCCTGACCGATGTGAACTGAAATGCACTCTCTCATTCTCGCCGAGATCTTAAACGAAAGAGAGATTAGAAAAAGAgaggagagattgagagagaaaGAGGAGAGAGACGTTATTGAGAACGTTTATTAAGACGCCTCAATTTTAGAAAGCCTGATTCTTCAGTGTCTGCCTCGCTTCGATTTATATAGGAGCCTGCATTATTAGGTTTTACAGATCTGAAATGTGCTAGCCTGTTTTTTAACCGTGGTTAGGTTGTATATGTGTTTTTTTATGTTTTGGCCAGCTTTTAGTTGGGATAAATTTAACCACGGTAAGGTTTGATGGGTATCTTTCAAATTTCAAATTATACACTTGACAACCGACGCTATCGTTTACTTCGATTTCAAATTATCTTCACTTCATTCTAAAACAATTTATATTTTCATTATtcattttcaaaataatttatatttccattatttattttcaaaatatatttaagttatattaatatttatgaaaatataaaattaatcaatttaattaatGTTTGTGGAAATATAAAATTAATCAATTATGTTACATGCAATTCTGGGAAATCGCCTGATTTTATGTTTGTAAATAAAatgttaattttatttttaaaggaaattttaattttttatatatttcgAGAGGTTGATACTCCAAAAATATGTTGATCAAGTACAAAAGAGTTTTTATGAAAATAcataaaagtaaaaaaaaaacaTTTTTTATGTAAATACACGAAGGATATATCTATaattaaacaacatttcaaaAGCTCATTAACTTTTATATGTGGGTTagtaatatatattaaaaatttatggataatcaatttataaatatattatataaactATTATCCTGGCGTTTAACTTTTTTCATGTATTTTTAAGAACTTTTAAAATATGGTTATAGTTAATatcttttcaaaatttattttcttctaaaaaataaatttaatattttttaatttggAAAAAATGAATCATTTTAACTATATATTCAGAATACATTAAAATATGGGCAAAAAGTTAGAAAACATAAtctttgttttgtttttttgACTTGGGCTAGTtagaattattttattttttgtcataataaacaaaattcattaataaaattttgaaatataataaTAGTATATTTTTCATGCACAAAGTTCGTCATCTAACTGAAAGATATGCAAGTTGCCTCCGGATATTTAGAAAATAAAACCTTAAAGTCTGAAATAGAAAACCCAATTAAAAAGGACTCGTTAAGCCTCGCAAGAGTAAAACCTTATCAGGAA
It contains:
- the LOC141719672 gene encoding tubulin alpha chain, producing MRECISVHIGQAGIQIGNACWELYCLEHGIQPDGQMPSDKTVGGGDDAFNTFFSETGAGKHVPRAIFVDLEPTVIDEVRTGTYRQLFHPEQLISGKEDAANNFARGHYTIGKEIVDLCLDRIRKLADNCTGLQGFLVFNAVGGGTGSGLGSLLLERLSVDYGKKSKLGFTVYPSPQISTSVVEPYNSVLSTHSLLEHTDVSVLLDNEAIYDICKRSLDIERPTYTNLNRLVSQVISSLTASLRFDGALNVDVTEFQTNLVPYPRIHFMLSSYAPVISAEKAYHEQLSVAEITNSAFEPSSMMAKCDPRHGKYMACCLMYRGDVVPKDVNAAVGTIKTKRTIQFVDWCPTGFKCGINYQAPTVVPGGDLAKVQRAVCMISNSTSVAEVFSRIDTKFDLMYSKRAFVHWYVGEGMEEGEFSEAREDLAALEKDYEEVGAESAEGDDEDEGEDY